A genomic window from Quercus lobata isolate SW786 chromosome 10, ValleyOak3.0 Primary Assembly, whole genome shotgun sequence includes:
- the LOC115965156 gene encoding uncharacterized protein LOC115965156 — MQKYLKLTNQLVSNFDHVEFAQIPRDQNAEADEVARSISAGDQEKVAGWKLEEQNSPSIEEFQTFPVHTHSGWTSPILSYLKDGRLPPNLEEAKKIQKQAAWFTVLNDKLYNRGFSQPYLRCIEEEEAKYVLEVVHGGVCSDHSKPKSLVGKIMRTSYF, encoded by the coding sequence ATGCAGAAGTACCTCAAGTTGACGAATCAATTAGTGAGCAATTTTGATCATGTTGAGTTTGCTCAGATCCCACGAGATCAAAATGCTGAAGCCGACGAAGTGGCCCGGAGCATATCAGCAGGTGATCAGGAAAAGGTGGCCGGTTGGAAACTAGAAGAACAAAACTCCCCCAGTATCGAAGAATTCCAAACCTTCCCTGTGCATACTCACTCTGGATGGACAAGCCCCATTCTATCCTATCTTAAAGATGGACGATTACCACCAAATCTCGAGGAAGCCAAGAAAATCCAGAAACAAGCAGCCTGGTTCACGGTGCTAAATGACAAACTTTACAATAGAGGCTTCTCCCAGCCTTACTTGAGGTGTATTGAAGAGGAAGAAGCCAAGTATGTCCTGGAAGTGGTGCATGGGGGAGTTTGCAGCGATCACTCTAAACCAAAGTCCCTCGTCGGAAAAATTATGAGGACAAGTTACTTCTAG
- the LOC115965157 gene encoding putative disease resistance protein RGA1 produces MLSGVFEKSKAEYIAEILLGVFVEGLLAKLRSIVIEQHISFELGFKEVLIDLLILLTQIQLVLNDAEKRQASDDFVRSWLAELRRVAYDIHDVLDEFGYNILQQKVLNYSSPSNDIIKFNMANKIKTINKTLNRLKGDIASYDLRAEFENSIPKISFSMEIDSFLDDSKVNRNVGNNIVEATYCDSVTEITKILPQYELTEYDCCAIFKEEHLQMKDLYL; encoded by the exons ATGTTAAGTGGAGTGTTTGAAAAG AGTAAGGCAGAATACATAGCTGAAATTTTACTTGGTGTTTTTGTGGAGGGACTTCTAGCCAAGTTGAGATCAATTGTTATAGAGCAACATATTAGTTTTGAGTTGGGTTTCAAGGAAGTGCTAATAGACCTTCTTATCTTGTTAACCCAAATTCAACTTGTGTTAAATGATGCTGAGAAAAGACAAGCAAGTGATGATTTTGTGAGGAGTTGGTTAGCAGAGCTTAGACGTGTTGCTTATGACATTCATGATGTGCTAGACGAGTTTGGCTATAACATTCTTCAGCAAAAGGTACTAAACTACTCTTCACCTTCTAATGACATTATCAAATTCAATATGGCAAACAAAATTAAGACCATCAACAAAACATTAAATAGACTTAAAGGTGACATTGCTAGTTATGATCTTCGAGCGGAGTTCGAGAATTCGATCCCTAAGATTAGCTTTAGCATGGAGATAGACTCCTTCCTTGATGATTCAAAAGTTAATCGAAACGTTGGAAATAACATTGTTGAAGCAACCTATTGTGATAGTGTGACAGAAATCACAAAGATTCTTCCCCAATATGAATTAACAGAATATGATTGTTGTGCCATATTCAAGGAAGAGCATTTGCAAATGAAAGACCTTTACCTctag